The following proteins are encoded in a genomic region of Reichenbachiella sp.:
- a CDS encoding PadR family transcriptional regulator: MGKFQLGEFEEIVMLTVGVLYGEAYGVSIKKEIESRLQRNVSVGALQSALNRLETKGYLQSEEGGSTSERGGRPKRFFKITAQGKRAIEDTKEMRNQLYNAIPNIALDVKFA, from the coding sequence ATGGGTAAATTTCAATTAGGCGAATTTGAAGAAATCGTCATGCTAACTGTAGGCGTACTCTATGGAGAAGCCTATGGTGTATCGATAAAAAAAGAAATAGAATCCAGACTGCAAAGAAACGTAAGTGTGGGGGCCTTACAGTCTGCCTTGAACAGACTAGAGACTAAAGGTTATCTTCAATCTGAAGAAGGTGGATCGACAAGTGAACGTGGAGGGAGGCCAAAACGGTTTTTCAAAATTACAGCTCAAGGTAAAAGAGCCATTGAAGACACTAAAGAAATGAGGAATCAACTGTACAATGCGATTCCCAACATTGCGCTGGACGTAAAATTCGCTTAA
- a CDS encoding ABC transporter permease has translation MKSSPFRFSQRLLRWFCDPKLHPSIEGDLLELFEEQTTSKGVKRAKWQFLWEVIKLFRPGIIKSFTGNQRLNQMGMIKNYIKIGWRNVMNQKQFSGINIIGLTIGISACLLILCYVYNEVSYDKYHSKLDRMYRVLHAYGESESPTAEEYQVWGSAPAGPTITNKFPEVENFCRFTSPSIFLLENDTKKFQEDNIMFADSSTFEMFSWRILAGDPQTMLTAPNSIVLTESMAIKYFGTENALGKTLVADHTEQLKVTGVMEDVPSQSQFSFDALISMTSFYNMRPKIFISWGYVDFYTYLLLDEHASLENLREKTKVIYDEMDESDRHSLDYEPMKGAYLNSVAARQPGPVGSLTNVYMLSCIGVFILLIACVNFINLATARSVERAKEVGVRKTLGALKIDLTFQFLAESILIALFSSILAIGVVSLVIPYFHYLVGKPVAFEGLLTTKYFLLYAGLSIFIGLLAGLYPAWVLSKFKPTQVLKGKFKSSRNGSQLRRGLVVFQFCLAIMLVIATTVVYNQLQYMQNKDKGFTQDQMIVVDFGWDNAVQSRIRLLKDKYSAHPDVISISASRAVPGDFFPNAGTGIENPFGEIQYHAPGIYEIDEDFVPNFEIEMAAGRSFSKEFVNDSIEALMINEASLSLYGYSSAEEIIGKKFSQWGRKGKIIGVVKDFNYKSLHAKIEPLTLRFGQNRELRRVAIKVRSMRMQETIAELESIWNNLIPERPFNFVFLDQSFNQHYQSDIRFGRLFSAFALIAIIIACLGLFGLTVYATEQRAKEIGIRKVLGATIPSIMKLISQEFLVLVLIAAVIAIPISWFGMSNWLMSFAHRMTLSLGSFILPTLCIAVIAISTIGWQIVATARRNPVDVIKDE, from the coding sequence ATGAAATCCTCTCCGTTCAGGTTTTCGCAGCGCTTGCTCCGTTGGTTTTGCGACCCAAAACTACACCCCTCTATAGAAGGTGACCTACTCGAGTTATTCGAAGAGCAAACGACATCGAAAGGAGTAAAAAGAGCTAAGTGGCAATTCCTTTGGGAAGTAATCAAACTATTCAGACCTGGCATTATCAAATCATTTACAGGAAATCAAAGACTAAATCAAATGGGCATGATCAAAAATTATATAAAGATAGGATGGCGAAACGTCATGAATCAAAAGCAATTTTCAGGAATCAATATTATTGGGCTGACCATCGGTATTTCTGCCTGCCTATTGATTCTTTGCTATGTATATAATGAAGTGTCTTACGATAAGTACCATTCGAAACTCGACAGAATGTATCGAGTTCTCCATGCCTATGGCGAATCAGAATCTCCCACAGCAGAAGAATACCAGGTATGGGGGTCTGCTCCCGCAGGACCCACCATCACTAACAAATTTCCAGAAGTAGAGAATTTTTGCCGCTTCACGAGTCCCTCCATTTTTCTATTGGAAAATGACACTAAGAAATTCCAAGAAGACAATATTATGTTTGCGGACTCTTCGACTTTTGAAATGTTTAGCTGGCGCATATTAGCTGGCGACCCTCAAACCATGCTGACCGCCCCTAACAGCATTGTACTAACCGAATCTATGGCCATTAAATATTTTGGAACTGAGAATGCCTTAGGGAAAACACTTGTTGCGGATCATACCGAGCAATTGAAAGTAACAGGAGTGATGGAGGACGTTCCTTCCCAATCGCAATTTTCGTTTGATGCACTCATCTCCATGACTTCATTTTACAATATGCGTCCGAAAATTTTTATCAGCTGGGGTTACGTCGATTTTTACACCTATTTGCTACTCGATGAACATGCTTCTCTGGAAAACTTACGAGAGAAAACTAAGGTGATCTATGACGAAATGGATGAGTCTGATAGGCATTCTCTTGATTACGAACCTATGAAAGGAGCTTATCTCAACTCCGTAGCTGCCAGACAACCCGGTCCTGTTGGAAGTTTGACGAATGTCTACATGTTAAGCTGCATTGGAGTTTTTATTCTACTGATTGCATGTGTGAATTTCATCAACCTAGCCACCGCACGATCTGTTGAACGGGCTAAGGAGGTTGGTGTAAGAAAAACCCTGGGTGCCTTAAAAATCGACCTGACCTTCCAATTTCTTGCCGAGTCTATTCTAATTGCCCTATTTTCATCCATACTAGCCATTGGTGTAGTGTCACTTGTGATACCCTATTTTCACTACTTAGTGGGCAAACCTGTAGCATTTGAAGGTTTGCTTACCACTAAATATTTTCTTTTATATGCTGGATTAAGCATATTCATCGGCCTTTTGGCAGGCTTGTACCCTGCCTGGGTACTATCAAAATTCAAACCTACACAAGTACTAAAAGGAAAGTTTAAGTCCAGTCGCAATGGATCACAGCTCAGACGCGGCTTGGTCGTATTCCAATTTTGCCTTGCAATAATGCTCGTAATTGCTACAACAGTGGTTTACAATCAGCTACAGTATATGCAGAATAAAGACAAAGGATTTACCCAGGACCAAATGATTGTAGTCGATTTTGGTTGGGATAATGCCGTGCAAAGTAGAATTCGCTTACTCAAGGACAAATATTCTGCCCACCCCGATGTCATTTCCATTTCAGCCTCACGAGCAGTGCCTGGGGATTTTTTTCCTAATGCTGGAACAGGCATTGAAAACCCTTTTGGAGAAATTCAATATCATGCGCCCGGGATTTACGAAATAGATGAAGACTTCGTACCTAATTTTGAAATTGAGATGGCCGCCGGCAGATCATTTTCCAAAGAGTTTGTTAATGACTCAATAGAAGCTCTGATGATCAACGAGGCTTCCTTATCCCTATATGGTTATAGTAGTGCCGAAGAAATAATAGGTAAGAAATTTTCACAGTGGGGTAGAAAAGGCAAAATCATAGGAGTCGTAAAGGATTTCAATTACAAGTCGCTTCATGCCAAAATCGAACCGCTTACATTGAGATTCGGACAAAACAGAGAACTCAGAAGGGTTGCCATCAAGGTTAGATCGATGCGAATGCAAGAAACTATAGCTGAGCTCGAAAGCATTTGGAATAACCTGATTCCAGAAAGACCGTTCAATTTTGTCTTTCTGGATCAATCTTTCAACCAGCATTATCAATCAGATATCCGCTTCGGCCGACTTTTTAGTGCCTTTGCGTTGATTGCCATAATCATTGCCTGTCTGGGTCTTTTTGGCCTTACCGTTTATGCTACCGAGCAACGAGCGAAAGAAATTGGAATAAGAAAAGTGCTTGGCGCTACGATCCCAAGCATCATGAAATTGATAAGTCAGGAATTTCTGGTATTGGTTTTAATTGCGGCAGTTATTGCCATTCCTATTTCGTGGTTTGGTATGAGCAATTGGCTTATGAGCTTCGCTCATAGAATGACGCTCTCTCTAGGTTCATTCATTCTTCCAACTTTATGCATAGCTGTCATTGCCATTTCTACCATCGGGTGGCAGATAGTTGCCACTGCCCGTCGAAATCCTGTAGATGTTATTAAGGATGAATAA
- a CDS encoding LytTR family DNA-binding domain-containing protein encodes MKGQSQLINFIQFMHLKYQGFVLYAFAMVLFLVLFESAQQYYFILQFDLAPTDEFSVFDLAIAHAYRWMIWLSITLIYCGAIIYTGKSNKVFNLTKAWPAVSHLIILIVINVLAISLIQLVLNNRALTLENIWDNCVFFFYQKTPIYTLAHVAILGLFHLVNVNQNLAIEILDLKNKIKKEDTQALSIKIGNKNKIIPLSDILWIEAYDYCVKIHTVSQHTYAMRNSLKALEKKLQDQQFLRVHRKAIVNMKKVSEVSFNSSSFLTLENHTKIDVSQSRVRDVKTFYG; translated from the coding sequence ATGAAAGGGCAAAGCCAATTGATCAATTTCATACAATTTATGCACCTGAAGTATCAGGGGTTTGTGTTGTATGCTTTTGCCATGGTACTTTTCCTGGTGCTTTTTGAGTCTGCGCAGCAGTACTACTTCATACTTCAATTTGATCTAGCTCCAACAGATGAATTTTCTGTCTTCGACCTAGCCATAGCACATGCTTACCGATGGATGATTTGGCTTTCAATCACGTTGATCTATTGCGGAGCCATTATTTATACTGGGAAGTCCAATAAAGTTTTTAATTTGACTAAAGCCTGGCCTGCTGTTTCGCACTTGATCATACTCATCGTAATCAATGTGCTTGCTATTTCATTAATTCAATTAGTACTGAATAACAGAGCACTAACTCTTGAAAACATCTGGGACAATTGTGTATTTTTCTTCTATCAGAAAACACCTATTTACACCTTAGCACATGTCGCCATCCTGGGATTATTTCATTTGGTGAATGTCAATCAAAATTTGGCGATTGAAATATTGGATCTCAAAAACAAAATAAAGAAAGAGGATACGCAAGCCTTATCAATCAAAATTGGAAATAAGAATAAAATCATTCCCCTTTCAGACATTCTTTGGATAGAAGCCTATGACTACTGTGTGAAAATTCACACCGTTAGTCAACACACCTATGCCATGCGCAATTCGCTCAAGGCTTTGGAGAAAAAGCTCCAGGACCAACAGTTTCTTAGGGTTCATCGCAAGGCAATTGTTAATATGAAGAAGGTTTCTGAAGTGAGTTTCAACTCTTCTTCATTTCTCACACTCGAGAATCACACTAAAATTGATGTTTCACAAAGCAGAGTGCGAGATGTTAAAACCTTCTATGGTTAA
- a CDS encoding alpha/beta hydrolase family protein, which translates to MKFKPSLLFSFVLQQATFLIVVFFLYSCGSDNEPDPVENKTLISATEVASYPVQLLQFGANQQGFAAISEQLQYDITIYKIEYLTTYLGANITASGLIGVPNTDEEVPTLSFQHGTIAAHADAPTESDEGIFYASFASLGYISLIPDFIGFGSSSDFLHPYYHAESTAECIIDMIRASEEFIIEKNLDSNGKLFLAGYSEGGYATMVTHQRIEEKYEDEFNLIASAPASGGYDLIGMKNYFVGLKFYNQPFYLAYLSLSYSKVYEWPTLLSNLFNELYASSIPSLFDGSKSGSQINAALTTDIEQFLTEDFRTNSNDSKYDLLNKELASNSPIAWQPTHPVYMYHGSADITVPYQNSVDTYDLLIDAGADKITFTTMDGATHSSGVAPFVVDFLSVFSELK; encoded by the coding sequence ATGAAATTCAAACCATCACTTCTTTTCTCTTTCGTATTGCAACAAGCAACTTTCTTAATTGTTGTTTTCTTTTTGTACTCGTGCGGCTCAGACAACGAGCCAGATCCAGTTGAAAATAAAACCCTAATCTCCGCCACTGAGGTGGCCAGTTACCCTGTGCAATTATTGCAATTCGGTGCCAATCAACAAGGGTTTGCTGCTATCAGCGAGCAACTTCAGTACGATATCACGATATATAAAATTGAATACCTCACTACCTATTTGGGTGCTAACATTACAGCTTCCGGATTAATCGGAGTACCTAACACAGACGAAGAAGTTCCAACTTTGAGCTTTCAACATGGAACAATCGCTGCACATGCAGACGCACCAACAGAAAGTGATGAAGGCATTTTTTATGCTTCCTTCGCTTCACTGGGTTACATTTCTTTGATTCCTGATTTTATCGGGTTTGGTAGTTCATCAGATTTCCTGCATCCATACTATCATGCAGAATCAACAGCAGAATGCATTATAGATATGATTAGAGCGTCTGAGGAGTTTATCATTGAAAAAAACCTTGACAGCAACGGCAAGCTGTTTCTGGCTGGTTATTCTGAAGGCGGATATGCCACGATGGTTACCCATCAAAGAATCGAAGAAAAGTATGAGGACGAATTTAATTTGATTGCCTCGGCTCCAGCTTCTGGAGGGTACGATCTAATAGGAATGAAAAATTACTTTGTAGGCCTGAAGTTCTACAATCAGCCTTTTTATTTGGCCTATTTATCTCTTTCTTACTCCAAAGTATATGAATGGCCAACCTTACTATCCAATCTATTCAACGAGCTGTATGCTTCTTCCATTCCAAGCCTTTTCGACGGAAGTAAAAGTGGAAGTCAGATCAATGCAGCCCTGACCACTGATATTGAACAATTTCTTACCGAAGACTTTAGAACAAACTCAAATGATTCAAAATACGACTTACTAAATAAAGAACTTGCTTCCAACAGCCCGATAGCCTGGCAACCAACACACCCTGTCTATATGTATCATGGCTCCGCTGATATTACCGTCCCCTATCAAAATTCAGTGGACACCTATGATCTTCTAATCGATGCTGGTGCTGATAAAATTACATTCACCACTATGGATGGTGCGACACATAGCAGCGGGGTAGCTCCTTTTGTCGTCGACTTTCTCTCTGTCTTCTCAGAACTCAAGTAG